A genomic region of Oncorhynchus mykiss isolate Arlee chromosome 4, USDA_OmykA_1.1, whole genome shotgun sequence contains the following coding sequences:
- the LOC110521056 gene encoding adhesion G-protein coupled receptor F2-like, which produces MELTENKNKMEFKQTMWARAVILYCGVVFLYHQALAVDTYMAEFMVESNVTFDISGTLSSIKEITTDNGSMTIELLELTAECEIVGGNSKCNCSTTYIWSNAVCDEFQCCNGSSCNANISDLPAFCIPKVKVFFNGTVTVEKVFSETNTIKQQLTEGFQQLNGFEGLNVSGPRGDGHIVDFEVDVSVIFLTKKLTKITADLETTVGSSAKISVETSGFVSIKYPMNKVPYRSTPTLSCTFKETTFDETGGSWNWNLIKGSETFGLNTGTSITVTFPEASPNCTTVQIKKLSGNWAGMYKCGFSQGSIVHAASAELKVALLPDQITMTSTPLTVECHDINSQSVMVSATIENSTEMYNVTWSYQAQMEPPNQSSVSPAGTSYNITSKINCEQTELPHVFTVKFTNQENETESASITIPVIYAEEKEMACLVDYLWPKTPKGDTIVIRQCEPRRVGYNERTCKGPAWMDVLDNCVNEELNQILISAANFREGLGATQDIAHEIFSGLKNSTVADTNSSVADLNASISILDVMSEASETITLDESVVDVFLDAASNMLNNPWKAVNKTIEYGMSSKYLKSVEGLVKNIKMNISNGNDTPNLQFKLCRAQNNSSCNRTVFGVEVNLAQSSGIVKTVGVKNLADKLNNSKFPDSEFPSIVVSATLQNSNDSKIDIKLDFPINQSMSRDSKILCVFWNTTLKEWSEEGCKWKEMVNNKSYCECTHLTSFSVLMSKTPVNLPFLDEITYVGLGMSICSLIVFLFIEALVWSAVVKSNLSHFRHTALVNISLCLLMADCSFLASSIPSIPDTWCLILTVTKHFFFLAMFCWMLCLSVMLLHQLIFVFHPLRKRVYLLLSTVLGYVCPTVIVAATYVYYKYTGNPYHNKTTCWLIYDGLLKGSIYAFLLPIGTIVLMNLFSMCVVIMTLIKSNVPDGSKADEKETAKSILKVVVFLTPVFGITWVLGFFVLIDIKEMMGVVMHYAFTITNSLQGFFILLTGCFAEKKVRDEVLKVILAGAPTPKEKSENMKVPFK; this is translated from the exons ATGGAGCTCACAGAAAACAAGAACAAAATGGAATTCAA ACAAACGATGTGGGCCAGAGCGGTAATACTTTACTGCGGCGTGGTATTCCTCTACCACCAG GCCTTAGCAGTGG ATACCTACATGGCTGAGTTCATGGTAGAGAGCAATGTTACATTTGACATCTCTGGTACTCTATCATCGATCAAGGAAATAACTACAGATAATGGAAGTATGACCATTGAACTGCTTGAACTAACAGCGG aATGTGAAATTGTTGGGGGTAATTCTAAATGCAACTGTTCGACAACGTACATCTGGAGCAACGCAGTGTGTGACGAGTTCCAGTGCTGCAATGGCTCGTCTTGTAATGCAAATATTTCTGACTTGCCAGCCTTCTGTATTCCCAAAGTGAAAG TTTTCTTTAATGGAACAGTCACAGTGGAAAAAGTATTTAGTGAAACTAATACTATCAAACAACAG CTCACAGAGGGTTTTCAACAATTAAATGGGTTTGAGGGCCTTAATGTATCTGGACCTAG GGGTGATGGCCACATTGTTGATTTCGAAGTGGATGTCAGTGTCATATTTCTGACTAAAAAACTTACAAAAATAACAGCTGACCTGGAAACGACTGTAGGCTCCTCTGCCAAAATATCTGTTGAAACATCAG GATTTGTGAGCATTAAGTATCCAATGAACAAAGTGCCATACCGCTCAACACCGACGCTGAGTTGCACATTTAAAGAAACAACATTTGATGAAACAGGTGGCTCTTGGAACTGGAACTTGATAAAGGGAAGTGAGACATTTGGTCTGAACACTGGAACCAGCATAACCGTGACATTCCCAGAGGCATCACCTAACTGTACCACAGTCCAAATTAAAAAGTTGTCAGGGAACTGGGCAG GAATGTATAAGTGTGGATTTTCCCAAGGATCCATTGTGCATGCAGCCTCTGCAGAGTTGAAGGTAGCCCTGCTACCAGATCAGATCACCATGACGAGTACCCCACTGACTGTAGAATGCCATGATATAAACTCTCAAAGTGTGATGGTCAGCGCAACCATCGAGAACAGCACGGAGATGTACAATGTTACTTGGTCATACCAAGCTCAAATGGAACCCccaaatcaatcctcag TCTCGCCAGCGGGGACCAGCTACAACATAACTTCAAAGATAAATTGCGAGCAAACAGAATTACCACATGTTTTCACAGTCAAATTTACAAACCAGGAGAATGAGACTGAAAGTGCAAGCATAACTATACCAGTGATTTATG CTGAGGAAAAGGAGATGGCTTGTTTAGTAGACTATCTTTGGCCAAAAACCCCAAAAGGTGACACTATTGTCATCCGACAATGTGAGCCGAGGAGAGTGGGGTATAACGAGAGGACATGCAAGGGGCCTGCATGGATGGATGTGCTGGATAACTGTGTCAATGAGGAACTTAATCAAATTCTCATTTCAGCAGCA AACTTTAGAGAGGGACTTGGGGCCACACAAGACATTGCTCATGAAATATTTTCTGGGTTGAAGAACAGCACAGTTGCTGACACGAACAGCTCAGTTGCTGATTTGAATGCATCCATCAGTATTCTGGATGTCATGTCTGAAGCATCAGAAACTATCACCCTGGATGAGTCCGTTGTAGAT GTTTTTCTTGATGCAGCAAGCAACATGTTGAATAACCCTTGGAAGGCAGTCAACAAAACCATTGAATATGGAATGTCTTCAAAATACCTCAAGTCTGTCGAGGGTCTAGTGAAGAACATAAAAATGAATATCAGTAACGGAAATGACACCCCAAATCTACAATTCAAACTCTGCCGAGCTCAAAATAACTCATCTTGCAATCGAACTGTGTTTGGCGTTGAGGTCAATTTGGCCCAGTCCTCAGGAATAGTAAAAACTGTGGGAGTAAAAAACCTGGCTGACAAATTAAACAATTCAAAATTCCCAGACAGTGAGTTCCCTAGCATTGTGGTGTCAGCCACACTGCAAAACAGTAACGACTCCAAAATAGACATCAAATTGGACTTTCCCATCAACCAGTCAATGTCTCGAGACTCTAAAATCCTCTGTGTGTTCTGGAACACCACATTAAAGGAATGGTCTGAAGAAGGCTGCAAGTGGAAGGAAATGGTCAACAACAAAAGCTACTGCGAGTGCACCCACCTGACCTCCTTCTCAGTGCTCATGTCCAAGACCCCGGTGAACCTGCCCTTTCTGGATGAGATTACCTACGTAGGCCTGGGCATGTCCATCTGCTCCCTTATTGTCTTCCTCTTCATCGAGGCGCTGGTGTGGTCGGCTGTTGTGAAGTCCAACCTCTCACACTTCCGCCACACAGCCCTGGTCAACATCTCTCTATGCCTTTTAATGGCCGACTGCAGTTTCCTGGCCTCCTCCATCCCCAGCATCCCTGATACCTGGTGCCTCATACTGACCGTGACCAAGCATTTCTTCTTTCTGGCTATGTTCTGCTGGATGCTATGCCTCAGCGTCATGCTACTACACCAGCTCATCTTCGTCTTCCACCCGCTGAGGAAGAGGGTGTATCTGCTCTTGTCCACCGTCCTCGGGTATGTCTGTCCCACAGTGATCGTGGCAGCTACCTATGTGTACTACAAATACACAGGAAACCCCTACCACAACAAAACAACCTGCTGGCTCATTTACGATGGACTTCTGAAAGGGTCCATTTACGCATTTCTTCTGCCCATCGGGACGATTGTTTTGATGAATCTGTTCTCCATGTGTGTTGTCATCATGACGCTCATAAAGTCCAATGTCCCTGATGGAAGTAAAGCCGACGAGAAAGAGACAGCCAAAAGCATCCTGAAAGTGGTCGTCTTTTTAACACCAGTCTTTGGGATAACATGGGTTTTGGGATTTTTTGTGCTCATTGATATCAAAGAAATGATGGGTGTTGTGATGCATTATGCTTTCACCATCACAAACTCCTTACAG GGCTTCTTCATTTTACTGACTGGATGTTTTGCAGAGAAGAAG GTGCGAGATGAAGTGTTGAAAGTCATCTTGGCTGGG GCACCTACTCCCAAAGAGAAAAGTGAGAATATGAAAGTCCCCTTCAAATAA